In Aedes albopictus strain Foshan chromosome 3, AalbF5, whole genome shotgun sequence, the following are encoded in one genomic region:
- the LOC134291083 gene encoding alpha-amylase 4N-like gives MREVLLGTLLALIPSLLVAQFNSYFPEGSSGTIVHLFEWPFEDVATECSLYLAPNGFSAVQVSPINEVRIMPERSWRERYEPVSYRIAGRSGDESQFRAMVQACNKAGVRVYVEVVLNNMAGGSGTIKGTGGAVANPEKREYPDVPFSAGDFNEACTVLDESDPHEVRNCQVEDLPDLNQGLARVRQRMSDFMNKLIRMGVAGFYVHAAKNIWPHDLGALYGKLENLSSSSIPGVPEGSRPFIYHDIADFGEGGSRKNEYTLMGFATEYRFAYDIADVMFKRKPFHYMVNLGTRLGYIPRERSIVFINTPALQRLPDMVDAPVIVTFKNQRNYKIAMVFMMAHRYGTPRIMSSYQFTDIDEGPPNDGRGKISKVIVDDQDQCTGGWICEHRWTVVQQLLKFRKAVSGQPVITWVDNGQNQIAFCRGKVGFVAINAEIALSLKANLFTCLKEGMYCDMISGMVKDKACTGVTVNVDAGGRAEIYISSAAEEPFIVLLASEKAR, from the exons ATGCGCGAAGTACTGTTAGGAACCTTATTGGCTTTAATTCCATCTCTTCTGGTGGCCCAGTTCAATTCGTATTTTCCGGAAGGCAGCAGCGGCACTATAGTGCATCTGTTCGAGTGGCCTTTCGAGGACGTCGCGACCGAGTGTTCACTGTACTTGGCCCCGAATGGATTCAGCGCGGTGCAGGTATCGCCGATCAACGAGGTACGCATCATGCCGGAACGGTCCTGGCGGGAACGTTACGAACCCGTTTCGTATCGGATAGCCGGGAGATCGGGCGATGAGTCTCAGTTTCGGGCGATGGTGCAGGCGTGTAACAAAGCTGGAGTTCGCGTGTACGTTGAGGTCGTGTTAAACAATATGGCGGGTGGGAGCGGAACGATAAAGGGCACTGGAGGTGCGGTGGCGAATCCAGAAAAGCGGGAATATCCGGATGTCCCGTTTAGTGCAGGGGATTTTAACGAGGCTTGCACTGTTCTGGATGAAAGCGATCCTCACGAAGTGCGTAATTGCCAAGTGGAAGATCTGCCGGATCTGAATCAAGGTTTGGCTAGGGTTAGACAGCGAATGTCCGATTTCATGAACAAACTGATTCGGATGGGAGTAGCTGGATTTTATGTTCATGCTGCGAAGAACATTTGGCCTCACGATCTGGGT GCACTTTACGGAAAACTGGAAAACCTTAGTTCGTCATCTATTCCTGGGGTTCCTGAAGGTAGCCGCCCGTTCATTTACCATGACATCGCCGATTTCGGAGAGGGAGGATCACGAAAAAATGAATACACACTGATGGGATTTGCCACGGAGTATCGATTTGCATACGACATAGCGGACGTCATGTTCAAACGGAAGCCCTTCCACTACATGGTTAATCTTGGTACTCGGCTGGGCTACATACCCAGGGAACGATCGATCGTATTTATAAATACTCCCGCTTTGCAAAGGCTACCAGATATGGTGGACGCACCGGTGATCGTCAcgttcaaaaatcaacgaaactaCAAAATTGCCATGGTCTTCATGATGGCCCATCGATACGGTACTCCACGAATTATGAGCTCCTACCAGTTCACGGATATCGACGAGGGACCCCCGAATGACGGGCGTGGGAAAATTTCCAAGGTCATTGTAGATGATCAAGATCAGTGTACCGGTGGATGGATTTGTGAGCATCGGTGGACGGTGGTACAACAGCTGCTAAAATTCCGAAAGGCAGTATCCGGCCAGCCGGTGATCACTTGGGTTGACAACGGACAGAACCAGATTGCGTTCTGTCGAGGAAAAGTCGGATTTGTTGCTATCAATGCGGAGATTGCACTATCATTGAAGGCAAATCTTTTCACGTGCTTGAAGGAAGGGATGTATTGCGACATGATAAGTGGGATGGTGAAGGACAAAGCTTGCACGGGAGTGACAGTGAATGTGGATGCCGGAGGTAGGGCCGAAATTTATATATCAAGTGCAGCCGAAGAACCCTTTATAGTTCTATTGGCTAGTGAAAAAGCTCGATAA